One Hemitrygon akajei unplaced genomic scaffold, sHemAka1.3 Scf000060, whole genome shotgun sequence genomic region harbors:
- the LOC140721701 gene encoding NACHT, LRR and PYD domains-containing protein 12-like, with amino-acid sequence MREKVKVFQLVDRYAELTVISTVRDRRLVEHELLARGRDHEELRENHLRRELERIRTDQLFQSSFSRSNNKSRSSAAVAGVPGIGKTTMVQKIVYDWATGKIYQQFKFVFSFKFRDLNSINCRINLRELVLDQYPYFGNILREVWKNPEGLLFIFDGLDEFNHKINFADSWRDTDPKYQCPDPEWWCEVSDIVYSLIQGKLLPGCSVLVTTRPTALHLLEKAEISVWAEILGFVGEERKEYFVRHFEDQMVAEAVFKHVKENEILYTMSYNPSYCWILALALGPFFTQRVRDPQRVPKTITQLYSYYIYNILKNHGREIENPRDVLLRVGQMAFRGVSKKKIVFTDGDLINLHPSQFLSGFLMELLEREDSAQSVVYTFPHLTIQEFVAAVAQFLNPHPGDILKFLTEVHSTTDGRFEVFLRFVAGLSNPMTARGLEEFLGPFPHQTTCRVIDWVKEEFKRQSGNTWSEAGKRSLLNTLHYLFESQNRGLAQAALESVETLSFSEMTLTPIDCAVLSHVIGLCDTIKHLDLWDCHIQCEGIQGLGPGLHKCQELRLGRSELGNSGVKLVSAALRNPECKIQTLGLRDVGLTDSGAEDLVSALSTNPSLTELGLSGNKLGDSRVKLVSAALRNPECKIQKLWLEFVDLTDSGAEDLVSALNTNPLLKELDLGFNSLTDQSVPALRRLVLTLLNLEQIVVWWNLFSETGRKELRSLQEVRPGLRVYL; translated from the exons atgagggagaaggtgaaggttttccagctggttgatcgatacgctgagctcacggtcatttctactgttcgagatcggagactggtggaacatgagctgctggcaagaggcagagaccacgaggaatTGAGAGAGAACCATCTCCGCCGAGAGCTGGAAAGAATCCGGACTGATCAgctgttccagagcagcttttcccggagtaacAATAAATCAAGGAgttcagcagcagtggccggagtcccaggAATTGGGAAAaccacaatggtacaaaagattgtttatgactgggccacggggaaaatataccaacagttcaagtttgtcttcagtttcaaatttcgcGATTTAAACTctattaactgcagaataaacttGAGGGAACTGGTtttggatcagtatccttactttgggaatatcctgagagaggtctggaagaacccagagggattgctgtttatattcgatggtttggatgaattcaaccACAAAATCAATTTTGCTGACAGTTGGAGAGATACAGACCCCAAgtaccagtgcccagatcccgagtggtggtgtgaagtgtctgacattgtgtacagtttaatccagggcaagctgctcccagggtgttcagtgctggtgaccacccgccccactgcgttacatttattggaaaaggcagagatcagtgtctgggctgaaatcctgggatttgttggtgaagaacggaaggaatatttcgtcaggcattttgaagatcagatggtggcagaagctgttttcaaacacgtgaaggagaacgagatcctgtacaccatgagctacaacccctcctactgctggatcctcgctttGGCACTGGGCcctttcttcacacaaagagtcagggacccacagcgagttcccaagaccatcacccaactgtactcctactatatttacaatatcctgaaaaaccatggccgtgagattgagaacccccgagatgtgttactcagggttggtcagatggccttcagaggagtgtccaagaagaagattgtgtttacagatggagatttgatcaatctgcacccttcccagttcctgtccgggttcctgatggagctattggagagagaggattctgcccagagcgtggtgtacacattcccacacctaaccatccaagagtttgtagctgcagtcgcacaattcctgaatccacatcccggggatatcctgaaattcctcactgaagtccacagcacgacagatgggcgatttgaggtatttctccgttttgttgctggtctctccaacccaatgacagctcggggcctggaggagtttctgggtccatttcctcatcaaacgacctgccgggtgattgactgggtgaaggaggagtttaaacgccagagtggaaacacatggagtgaagctggtaaaaggagcctcctgaacacattgcactacttgtttgagtctcagaatcgtggactggctcaggccgcactggaatctgtggaaacactttcattcagtgaaaTGACACTGACCCCAATTGACTGCgcagtcctgtctcatgtcatcggactctgtgatacaataaaacacctcgacctgtgggactgccacattcagtgtgaaggaatccagggGTTGGGACCCGGgttgcacaagtgccaggagttgag acttgggcggAGTGAACTGGgaaattcaggagtgaaactggtgtctgcggctctgaggaacccggagtgtaaaatacagacactggg gctgagggatgtcggtctcacagattctggtgccgaggatctcgtctccgctctcagtacaaacccatcactgacggagctgggcctgagtggtaataaactgggagattcaagagtgaaactggtgtctgcggctctgaggaacccggagtgtaaaatacagaaattgtg GCTGGAGTTTGTcgatctcacagattctggtgctgaagatctcgtctccgctctcaatacaaacccattactgaaggagctggacttgggaTTCAACTCGCTGACAGATcaatctgtccccgctctccgccgccttgtactgactctcctgaatctGGAGCAgattgt ggtgtggtggaatctgttcagtgagaccgggaggaaggaactgagatctctgcaggaagtcAGACCAGGACTGAGAGTGTATCTGTGA